In one Corallococcus sp. EGB genomic region, the following are encoded:
- the dnaN gene encoding DNA polymerase III subunit beta: MEFRIAADELKKALYRAQGIVERKTTMPILANVLLTANKGSVTVTAFDLDIGIVSEHQADVSKPGAVTLSAKYVFDIVQNLPDAEVTLKKLANNYVDISSGSAHFKIVGMAAEEYPKLPKEENAPLVQISGNVLLEMIKKTQFAISSDETRYILNGVFFEPQSSGKVRMVATDGHRLSLIEREMSGDFKLKSGVIIPRKGLMELKRLLDEAPDAECHLGFAENSALFKKPGLTMVMRLIDGQFPEYQRVIPKEGEKVVLVPKVRLLEGLKRIALLSADKSNAIRIGLEKGKLLITASNPDLGEARDALDVDYKGNDITIGFNARYLMDVLGVTETDEVSFELGDEHSPGVLHGPGDRSFTAVVMPMRV, translated from the coding sequence ATGGAATTCCGCATCGCCGCCGACGAGCTGAAGAAGGCCCTCTACCGCGCCCAGGGCATCGTGGAGCGCAAGACGACGATGCCCATCCTCGCCAACGTGCTGCTCACGGCGAACAAGGGCAGCGTCACGGTCACGGCCTTCGACCTGGACATCGGCATCGTGTCCGAGCACCAGGCGGACGTGTCCAAGCCGGGCGCCGTCACGCTGAGCGCGAAGTACGTCTTCGACATCGTGCAGAACCTCCCGGACGCGGAGGTCACGCTCAAGAAGCTGGCGAACAACTACGTCGACATCTCCTCCGGCTCCGCGCACTTCAAGATCGTCGGCATGGCCGCCGAGGAGTACCCGAAGCTGCCCAAGGAGGAGAACGCTCCGCTGGTGCAGATCTCCGGCAACGTGCTGCTGGAGATGATCAAGAAGACCCAGTTCGCCATCTCCAGCGACGAGACGCGCTACATCCTCAACGGCGTCTTCTTCGAGCCGCAGTCCAGCGGCAAGGTCCGCATGGTGGCCACGGACGGCCACCGGCTGTCGCTCATCGAGCGCGAGATGTCCGGCGACTTCAAGCTCAAGAGCGGCGTCATCATCCCGCGCAAGGGCCTGATGGAGCTCAAGCGCCTCCTGGACGAGGCCCCGGACGCGGAGTGCCACCTGGGGTTCGCGGAGAACTCGGCGCTGTTCAAGAAGCCGGGCCTCACCATGGTGATGCGCCTCATCGACGGGCAGTTCCCGGAGTACCAGCGCGTCATCCCCAAGGAGGGCGAGAAGGTCGTCCTCGTGCCGAAGGTGCGGCTGCTGGAAGGCCTCAAGCGCATCGCGCTGCTGTCCGCGGACAAGAGCAACGCCATCCGCATCGGGCTGGAGAAGGGCAAGCTGCTCATCACGGCCAGCAACCCGGACCTGGGTGAAGCGCGCGACGCGCTGGACGTGGACTACAAGGGCAACGACATCACCATCGGCTTCAACGCCCGCTACCTGATGGACGTGCTGGGCGTGACGGAGACGGACGAGGTCAGCTTCGAGCTGGGCGACGAGCACAGCCCGGGCGTCCTGCACGGCCCCGGCGACCGCAGCTTCACCGCCGTGGTCATGCCCATGCGCGTCTGA
- a CDS encoding DUF6748 domain-containing protein, which translates to MNARSLILSAVLVLGPVACSTPSSPTTQPSGGDVPGAAAPADLKRTEVEAPADAANEPGTAAPTPSPGDATMTTSTVYIIKDNGKRCFAPPCDHYDLFSADAPDKKLQTLHEIDLSAITGGDSEKTGELLQRAAKGGPGLKVEGSLDKRLKAGPAGDAVVLRATRVVG; encoded by the coding sequence ATGAACGCCCGCTCGCTGATCCTGTCCGCCGTGCTCGTGCTCGGCCCGGTGGCGTGCAGCACGCCGTCCTCCCCCACCACGCAGCCGTCCGGCGGCGATGTGCCCGGCGCGGCGGCCCCCGCCGACCTGAAGCGGACCGAGGTGGAAGCGCCCGCGGACGCCGCCAACGAGCCCGGCACGGCCGCCCCCACCCCCTCACCCGGAGACGCCACCATGACCACCAGCACCGTCTACATCATCAAGGACAACGGCAAGCGCTGCTTCGCGCCGCCCTGCGACCACTACGACCTGTTCAGCGCGGACGCGCCGGACAAGAAGCTCCAGACCCTCCATGAAATCGACCTGAGCGCCATCACCGGCGGGGACTCCGAGAAGACGGGCGAGCTGCTCCAGCGCGCCGCCAAGGGGGGCCCCGGCCTCAAGGTGGAGGGCTCGCTGGACAAGCGGCTCAAGGCCGGCCCCGCGGGCGACGCCGTCGTCCTGCGCGCCACCCGCGTCGTCGGCTGA
- a CDS encoding caspase family protein gives MRALVILLFTLAAATPASAAESADVRRLALLVGVNDGGPERVRLRYAETDAKAFSTVLSELGGVLPQDRVLLTDVDRAGVLAGFDKVRRMAEGIRASGARRVEVLLYYSGHSDDEGLLLKGQRLDYGELRRSLEGLPADVRIAVLDSCASGAFARKKGGVARPAFLVDSGIQVKGHAILTSSSADEASQESDRLGGSFFTHHLLSGLRGAADVTHDGRVTLTEAYQFAFHETLARTERTQGGAQHPNYDIELAGTGDLVMTDLRATTAGLVLTEPLEGRLYVRDAVGTLVVEVQKQPGRATELGLAPGAYRARREWDGGVSEAAFTLKEGLRTPLAPGDFLGVGHEPTVMRGGGGGVAVAPQGRVQLPVNLSLVPAMSTNTLRAGRAQVENRFALGVVNGGAALGGGLALGFAGNVYDAEVSGLAMALGFNTSGGDVSGAQLSLVTNVAGGSVTGAQAALGLNVANGDVDGVGQLAVGANIARGALGGVQAALGANVTTSNATGVQLSLGVNHANGTMKGIQFALGVNSVTTAARGLQGSVLLNRAPSLTGMQLGLINVGGDVTGMQLGIINVADTVHGMQLGLVNVSDAVSGVPLGLVSYEKQGQLHLEVFGSDVQLTNLALKFGGRYLYTTLLAGIGPDDRFQRFSLGLGVGGHIPLGSRFWVDADVAGSQVLSTKHPFSGASNTLLTQARAMLGFQVMPRLAVFAGPTYNVAFTWGEPEFAKLSTLPVSSRNIGTDTRMQRWPGFQMGVRL, from the coding sequence ATGAGAGCGCTCGTCATCCTCCTGTTCACGCTGGCCGCGGCCACCCCCGCCTCCGCCGCCGAGTCCGCCGACGTGCGCCGGCTGGCGCTGCTCGTGGGCGTCAATGACGGCGGCCCGGAGCGCGTGCGGCTGCGCTACGCGGAGACCGACGCGAAGGCCTTCTCCACGGTGTTGTCGGAGCTGGGCGGCGTGCTGCCCCAGGACCGCGTGCTGCTCACGGACGTGGACCGCGCGGGCGTGCTCGCCGGCTTCGACAAGGTGCGCCGCATGGCGGAGGGCATCCGCGCTTCCGGGGCCCGCCGCGTGGAGGTGCTGCTGTACTACTCCGGCCACTCGGACGACGAGGGGCTGCTGCTCAAGGGCCAGCGCCTGGACTACGGCGAGCTGCGCCGCTCGCTGGAGGGGCTGCCCGCGGACGTGCGCATCGCGGTGCTGGACTCGTGCGCGTCCGGCGCGTTCGCGCGCAAGAAGGGCGGCGTCGCGCGGCCCGCGTTCCTGGTGGACTCCGGCATCCAGGTGAAGGGCCACGCCATCCTCACCTCGTCCAGCGCGGACGAGGCGTCGCAGGAGTCGGACCGGCTGGGCGGCTCGTTCTTCACGCACCACCTGCTGTCCGGCCTGCGCGGGGCCGCGGACGTCACCCACGACGGCCGCGTCACCCTCACGGAGGCCTACCAGTTCGCGTTCCACGAAACGCTCGCGCGCACCGAGCGCACGCAGGGCGGCGCGCAGCACCCCAACTACGACATCGAGCTGGCCGGCACCGGCGACCTGGTGATGACCGACCTGCGCGCCACCACCGCGGGCCTGGTCCTCACCGAGCCGCTGGAGGGCCGCCTGTACGTGCGCGACGCGGTGGGCACGCTGGTGGTGGAGGTGCAGAAGCAGCCCGGCCGCGCCACCGAGCTGGGCCTGGCCCCCGGCGCCTACCGCGCCCGGCGCGAGTGGGACGGCGGCGTGTCCGAGGCCGCCTTCACGCTGAAGGAGGGCCTGCGCACGCCGCTGGCTCCCGGCGACTTCCTGGGCGTGGGCCACGAGCCCACCGTGATGCGCGGCGGTGGCGGCGGCGTGGCCGTGGCCCCGCAGGGCCGCGTGCAGCTGCCGGTGAACCTGAGCCTCGTCCCGGCGATGAGCACCAACACGCTGAGGGCGGGCCGCGCGCAGGTGGAGAACCGCTTCGCGCTGGGCGTGGTCAACGGCGGCGCGGCGCTGGGCGGCGGGCTGGCGCTGGGCTTCGCGGGCAACGTGTACGACGCGGAGGTGTCCGGCCTGGCCATGGCGCTGGGCTTCAACACGTCCGGCGGCGACGTGAGCGGCGCGCAGCTGTCGCTCGTCACCAACGTGGCGGGCGGGTCGGTCACCGGCGCCCAGGCGGCGCTGGGGCTCAACGTGGCCAACGGAGACGTGGACGGCGTGGGGCAGCTGGCCGTGGGCGCGAACATCGCGCGCGGCGCGCTGGGCGGCGTGCAGGCGGCGCTGGGCGCCAACGTCACCACCTCGAACGCCACCGGGGTGCAGCTGTCACTGGGTGTCAATCACGCGAACGGCACGATGAAGGGCATCCAGTTCGCGCTGGGCGTCAACTCCGTGACGACGGCGGCGCGGGGCCTCCAGGGGTCGGTGCTGCTCAACCGCGCGCCGTCCCTCACCGGCATGCAGCTGGGGTTGATCAACGTAGGCGGCGACGTGACCGGCATGCAGCTGGGGATCATCAACGTCGCGGACACGGTGCACGGCATGCAGCTGGGCCTGGTGAACGTCTCCGACGCGGTGAGCGGCGTGCCGCTGGGGCTGGTCTCCTACGAGAAGCAGGGCCAGCTGCACCTGGAGGTGTTCGGCAGCGACGTGCAGCTCACCAACCTGGCGCTGAAGTTCGGCGGCAGGTACCTCTACACGACGCTGCTCGCGGGCATCGGACCGGACGACCGCTTCCAGCGCTTCAGCCTGGGCCTGGGCGTGGGCGGGCACATCCCGCTGGGCTCGCGCTTCTGGGTGGACGCGGACGTCGCGGGCAGCCAGGTGCTCTCCACGAAGCACCCGTTCTCCGGCGCGTCCAACACCCTGCTGACGCAGGCGCGCGCCATGCTGGGCTTCCAGGTGATGCCGAGGCTGGCCGTGTTCGCTGGCCCCACCTACAACGTGGCCTTCACCTGGGGGGAGCCGGAGTTCGCGAAGCTTTCCACGCTGCCGGTGAGCTCGCGCAACATCGGCACGGACACGCGCATGCAGCGCTGGCCCGGCTTCCAGATGGGCGTGCGGCTCTGA
- a CDS encoding DUF4384 domain-containing protein, whose translation MTSPHRTPDWLLERIALGELPPDELAAARDRLSREPDGPARLAALEADSRATLEALPPDRVAREVKARFARATPPAEAPASRPSWRFLPALVPVLAAAAFVVLVRPGASQQQEAHDPWAATSSPGVLEPTRSKGLQPRLDVHRQVATRTERLTDGARAQAGDVVQLSYTAAGHAHGVILSVDGRGTVTPHLPSQGDTSAPLERSGAHVLPRAYELDDAPGFERFFLVTADAPFELEGVMAAARVLAASPEARTAPLTLPAGLDQTSFLLEKPSP comes from the coding sequence ATGACGTCCCCCCACCGCACCCCGGACTGGCTGCTGGAGCGCATCGCCCTGGGGGAGCTGCCCCCGGACGAACTCGCCGCCGCCCGCGACCGCCTGTCCCGCGAACCCGACGGCCCCGCCCGCCTCGCCGCCCTGGAGGCCGACTCGCGCGCCACCCTGGAGGCGCTGCCCCCGGACCGCGTCGCCCGCGAGGTGAAGGCCCGCTTCGCCCGCGCCACACCCCCCGCCGAGGCCCCCGCATCGCGCCCTTCCTGGCGCTTCCTGCCCGCTCTGGTGCCGGTGCTCGCCGCCGCCGCCTTCGTCGTCCTCGTCCGGCCGGGGGCGTCCCAGCAGCAGGAGGCGCACGACCCGTGGGCCGCGACGTCCTCCCCCGGCGTCCTGGAGCCCACGCGCAGCAAGGGGCTGCAGCCCCGGCTCGACGTCCACCGCCAGGTCGCCACCCGCACCGAGCGCCTCACCGACGGCGCCCGGGCCCAGGCCGGTGACGTGGTGCAGCTGTCGTACACCGCCGCCGGCCACGCCCACGGCGTCATCCTCTCCGTGGACGGCCGGGGCACCGTCACCCCGCACCTGCCCTCCCAGGGGGACACCTCCGCGCCCCTGGAGCGCAGTGGCGCGCACGTCCTGCCCCGCGCCTACGAGCTGGACGACGCCCCCGGCTTCGAGCGCTTCTTCCTCGTCACCGCGGACGCCCCCTTCGAACTGGAGGGCGTGATGGCCGCCGCGCGCGTCCTGGCCGCATCCCCCGAGGCGCGCACCGCGCCGCTGACCCTGCCCGCGGGCCTGGACCAGACGTCCTTCCTGTTGGAGAAGCCCTCCCCATGA
- a CDS encoding RNA polymerase sigma factor, with protein sequence MSVDVEAYYRRYGPQVLRRCRFLLRDEEQAVDAMHDVFVQLLRYQSALKDAGPSSLLHQIATRVCLNRLRGAKRRPEDRDDELVLRIAASGDTEARTAARGLLDRLFGRVPASSRDIAVLHLVDGMTLEETAREVGLSVSGVRKRLRALSAVLQELEAA encoded by the coding sequence GTGTCCGTCGATGTGGAGGCCTATTACCGACGCTATGGCCCCCAGGTGCTCCGGCGCTGCCGCTTCCTGCTGCGCGACGAGGAACAGGCCGTGGACGCCATGCATGACGTGTTCGTTCAGCTCTTGCGCTACCAGTCCGCCCTGAAGGACGCCGGACCCTCCAGCCTGCTGCATCAGATTGCCACCCGCGTGTGCCTCAACCGCCTGCGCGGCGCCAAGCGGCGCCCCGAGGACCGCGACGACGAGCTGGTGCTGAGAATCGCCGCGTCCGGAGACACCGAGGCGCGCACCGCCGCCCGGGGCCTGCTGGACCGGCTCTTCGGCCGCGTCCCCGCGTCCAGCCGCGACATCGCCGTGCTCCACCTGGTGGACGGCATGACGCTGGAGGAGACCGCCCGCGAGGTGGGCCTGTCCGTGTCCGGAGTGCGCAAGCGCCTCCGGGCCCTGTCCGCTGTCCTGCAGGAGCTGGAGGCCGCATGA
- a CDS encoding B12-binding domain-containing protein: protein MIQTTPAIDSLRARYLAAQLSGNRQEALRLLVDEGLLCGVPLQELHLDVIQAAQYEIGRLWQENIISVAQEHLATAISQYVLAHLYRHLPRDPSNGKTVMMACVEGELHEVGARMASDFLEMAGFDVRFLGANMPADHLARMVRESPPDLVALSVSMPFHMPQVREAVRKVREVAPSLPIAVGGLAFDWGPVLEEELAVSFFGKSVRELVASACRLLGV, encoded by the coding sequence GTGATCCAAACGACCCCTGCCATCGACTCGCTGCGGGCGCGGTACCTGGCCGCGCAGCTCTCCGGAAACCGCCAGGAGGCCCTGCGCCTGCTCGTGGATGAGGGGCTCTTGTGCGGAGTGCCCCTCCAGGAGCTCCACCTGGACGTCATCCAGGCGGCCCAGTACGAAATCGGGCGGCTCTGGCAGGAGAACATCATCTCCGTGGCCCAGGAGCACCTGGCCACCGCCATCTCCCAGTACGTCCTGGCCCACCTGTACCGCCACCTGCCCCGCGACCCGTCCAACGGCAAGACCGTGATGATGGCGTGCGTGGAGGGCGAGCTGCACGAAGTGGGCGCGCGCATGGCCAGCGACTTCCTGGAGATGGCCGGCTTCGACGTGCGCTTCCTCGGCGCCAACATGCCCGCGGACCACCTGGCCCGCATGGTGCGTGAGTCCCCGCCGGACCTCGTGGCCCTCTCCGTCTCCATGCCCTTCCACATGCCCCAGGTCCGCGAGGCCGTGCGCAAGGTGCGCGAGGTGGCTCCGTCCCTGCCCATCGCCGTGGGCGGACTCGCCTTCGACTGGGGCCCCGTGCTGGAAGAGGAACTGGCCGTGTCCTTCTTCGGCAAGAGCGTCCGCGAGCTGGTCGCCTCCGCCTGCCGCCTCCTGGGAGTCTGA
- a CDS encoding hybrid sensor histidine kinase/response regulator, producing the protein MMKEDDRASGIFESLSRELALACDAQGTVVWRDERAARILGIKPGQALKDLASHGSESKVDKLLAQARDEAVDGWELILQSHQKPATFAFRARPHEGGVALVGSLVPEDYGAALTQVSTTLGELSALHRETERQQHELKRRAEELARLNRELEESNRGVRSLHAALDEKAESLQRASEIKSRVVANVSHEFRTPLHSILGLSKVLLNPLNGSLAPEQEKQVQFIRGSAEALFELVNDLLDLSKVESGKTTLRHSRFVASDLISALRGMTRPLLPPDSTVALNFEEPREPLELETDEAKLSQVVRNLISNALKFTESGSVTVTAAPGPRDTVVFTVKDTGIGIAPENHERVFEEFIQVDSHLQRRVKGTGLGLPLARKLTELLGGTLTVQSRLGEGATFTITLPRIHPEVSEMTGLTQRSATLDPARAPVLVLEDDRQTLFLYEKYLARSGFQVLPVRSVDEARKVMQRVRPAAMVLDVMLEGETSWSFLAEMKNGEQTRDIPVLVVTVTDREQKARALGADEFWLKPVDETRLQKKLSAMARTGPMERLLIIDDDDVHRYLLKQLLKDTQFQLLEAANGREGVRIAREHAPHLIFLDFVLPDITAFDVLDELKADPRTRDIPIILHTSHQLQESERQRLARETSAILAKHTLSREVAITRIRDALSKAGLGGNRELREVNPRG; encoded by the coding sequence ATGATGAAAGAGGATGACCGCGCCTCCGGGATCTTCGAATCCCTCAGCCGCGAGCTTGCGTTGGCCTGCGATGCGCAAGGCACGGTCGTCTGGCGCGACGAGCGCGCGGCGCGCATCCTGGGCATCAAGCCCGGACAGGCGCTGAAGGACCTGGCCAGCCACGGCAGCGAGAGCAAGGTGGACAAGCTGCTCGCGCAGGCCCGCGACGAAGCCGTGGACGGCTGGGAGCTCATCCTCCAGAGCCACCAGAAGCCCGCGACGTTCGCCTTCCGCGCCCGCCCGCACGAGGGCGGTGTCGCGCTGGTGGGCAGCCTGGTGCCGGAGGACTACGGCGCCGCGCTCACCCAGGTGAGCACCACGCTGGGCGAGCTGTCCGCGCTCCACCGCGAGACGGAGCGCCAGCAGCACGAGCTCAAGCGCCGCGCGGAGGAGCTGGCCCGCCTGAACCGCGAGCTGGAGGAGTCCAACCGCGGCGTGCGCAGCCTGCACGCCGCCCTGGACGAGAAGGCGGAGAGCCTCCAGCGCGCGTCCGAAATCAAGAGCCGCGTGGTGGCCAACGTGAGCCACGAGTTCCGCACGCCGCTGCACTCCATCCTCGGGCTGTCGAAGGTGCTGCTCAATCCGCTCAACGGCAGCCTCGCGCCGGAGCAGGAGAAGCAGGTCCAGTTCATCCGCGGCTCCGCGGAGGCGCTCTTCGAGCTGGTCAATGACTTGCTGGACCTGTCCAAGGTGGAGTCCGGCAAGACGACGCTGCGCCACAGCCGCTTCGTCGCGTCCGACCTCATCAGCGCGCTGCGCGGCATGACGCGGCCCCTGCTGCCGCCGGACTCGACGGTGGCGCTCAACTTCGAGGAGCCGCGGGAGCCCCTGGAGCTGGAGACGGACGAGGCCAAGCTCAGCCAGGTGGTGCGCAACCTCATCTCCAACGCGCTCAAGTTCACCGAGTCCGGCTCCGTCACGGTGACCGCGGCCCCGGGCCCGCGCGACACGGTGGTGTTCACCGTGAAGGACACGGGCATCGGCATCGCGCCGGAGAACCACGAGCGCGTCTTCGAGGAGTTCATCCAGGTGGACAGCCACCTGCAGCGGCGCGTGAAGGGCACCGGCCTGGGCCTTCCGCTCGCGCGCAAGCTGACGGAGCTGCTCGGCGGCACGCTCACCGTGCAGAGCCGGCTGGGGGAAGGCGCCACCTTCACCATCACCCTGCCGCGCATCCACCCGGAGGTGTCGGAGATGACGGGGCTCACCCAGCGCAGCGCGACGCTGGACCCCGCGCGCGCGCCGGTGCTGGTGCTGGAGGACGACCGCCAGACGCTCTTCCTCTACGAGAAGTACCTGGCGCGCTCCGGCTTCCAGGTGCTGCCCGTGCGCAGCGTGGACGAAGCGCGCAAGGTGATGCAGCGCGTGCGCCCCGCGGCCATGGTGCTGGACGTGATGCTGGAGGGCGAGACGTCCTGGAGCTTCCTCGCGGAGATGAAGAACGGCGAGCAGACGCGCGACATCCCCGTCCTCGTCGTCACCGTGACGGACCGCGAGCAGAAGGCGCGCGCCCTGGGCGCGGACGAGTTCTGGCTCAAGCCCGTGGACGAGACGCGCCTGCAGAAGAAGCTGTCCGCCATGGCGCGCACCGGGCCGATGGAGCGGCTGCTCATCATCGACGACGACGACGTGCACCGCTACCTGCTCAAGCAGCTCTTGAAGGACACCCAGTTCCAGCTGCTGGAGGCCGCCAACGGCCGCGAGGGCGTCCGCATCGCCCGCGAGCACGCCCCGCACCTCATCTTCCTGGACTTCGTGCTGCCGGACATCACCGCCTTCGACGTGCTGGATGAGCTGAAGGCGGATCCACGCACGCGCGACATCCCCATCATCCTGCACACCTCCCACCAGCTGCAGGAGTCGGAGCGCCAGCGGCTGGCGCGCGAGACCTCCGCCATCCTGGCCAAGCACACGCTCAGCCGGGAGGTGGCCATCACCCGCATCCGTGACGCCCTGTCCAAGGCGGGCCTCGGCGGAAACCGGGAGCTGCGGGAGGTGAACCCCCGTGGCTGA
- a CDS encoding response regulator has product MAEEPRLATVLNVNDDEANRYLVNRILEMSGYRVLEAATGMAALLMAEEHRPDVIVLDVKLPDISGYEVCARLRANAATAAIAVMHTSATFVTPDKKVQGLEGGADAYLTQPYEPSELIATVRSLLRLRHAEQQARLRTDQLIEMDRRKDEFLAMLGHELRNPLAAIMTAIGILERKAPTDTKEARMHGIIQRQTHHLARLVDDLLDVSRITRGKVELRKETLNLTAIFQQVLSILRPRVEARGLTLEAHLPRTPLWLEGDATRLEQVFTNLVDNAAKYTDQGCVTVELFQEGVDGSAQAVLRVKDTGIGIPPEKLPAMFELFAQADTSLERSRGGLGIGLTLVRTLVRMHGGTVDATSGGPGQGSEFMVRLPLLPEARVCPPVGAHLLDARRARRILLVEDNSDARQSMRDLLELWGHQVAVAQDGVQGVALALEHAPDLALVDIGLPGLDGYQVARALRARVGQGLRLVALSGYGDPEAYQQALRAGFDVHLTKPVRPADLDRVLSNL; this is encoded by the coding sequence GTGGCTGAGGAACCCCGCCTGGCGACGGTCCTCAACGTCAACGACGACGAGGCCAACCGCTACCTGGTCAACCGCATCCTGGAGATGTCCGGCTACCGCGTGCTGGAGGCGGCCACCGGCATGGCCGCGCTCCTCATGGCGGAGGAGCACCGCCCGGACGTCATCGTCCTGGACGTGAAGCTGCCGGACATCAGCGGCTACGAGGTCTGCGCGCGCCTCAGGGCCAACGCGGCCACGGCCGCCATCGCGGTGATGCACACGTCCGCGACGTTCGTCACGCCGGACAAGAAGGTGCAGGGCCTGGAGGGCGGCGCGGACGCATACCTCACCCAGCCCTACGAGCCGTCGGAGCTCATCGCCACGGTGCGCTCGCTCTTGCGCCTGCGTCACGCGGAGCAGCAGGCCCGGCTGCGCACGGACCAGCTCATTGAAATGGACCGGCGCAAGGACGAGTTCCTGGCCATGCTGGGCCACGAGCTGCGAAACCCGCTCGCCGCCATCATGACGGCCATTGGCATCCTGGAGCGCAAGGCGCCCACGGACACCAAGGAAGCGCGGATGCACGGCATCATCCAGCGCCAGACGCACCACCTGGCGCGGCTGGTGGATGACCTGCTGGACGTCAGCCGCATCACCCGGGGCAAGGTGGAGCTGCGCAAGGAGACGCTGAACCTGACGGCCATCTTCCAGCAGGTGCTCTCCATCCTGCGCCCCCGCGTGGAGGCGCGCGGCCTGACGCTGGAGGCCCACCTGCCCCGCACGCCGCTGTGGCTGGAGGGCGACGCCACCCGCCTGGAGCAGGTCTTCACCAACCTGGTGGACAACGCGGCCAAGTACACGGACCAGGGCTGCGTCACCGTGGAGCTGTTCCAGGAGGGCGTGGACGGCAGCGCGCAGGCGGTGCTGCGGGTGAAGGACACCGGCATCGGCATCCCGCCGGAGAAGCTGCCCGCCATGTTCGAGCTGTTCGCCCAGGCGGACACGTCCCTGGAGCGCTCGCGCGGGGGCCTGGGCATTGGCCTCACCCTGGTGCGCACGCTGGTGCGGATGCACGGCGGCACCGTGGACGCCACCAGCGGCGGCCCGGGCCAGGGCAGCGAGTTCATGGTGCGGCTGCCGCTGCTCCCGGAGGCCCGCGTCTGCCCGCCGGTCGGGGCCCACCTCCTGGACGCGCGGCGCGCGCGGCGCATCCTCCTGGTGGAGGACAACTCGGACGCGCGTCAGTCCATGCGCGACCTCCTGGAGCTGTGGGGTCACCAGGTGGCGGTGGCCCAGGACGGCGTGCAGGGCGTGGCGCTGGCCCTGGAGCACGCGCCGGACCTGGCGCTGGTGGACATTGGCCTGCCGGGGTTGGACGGCTACCAGGTGGCTCGCGCCCTCCGCGCTCGGGTGGGGCAGGGCCTGCGGCTGGTGGCGCTCAGCGGCTACGGCGACCCGGAGGCCTACCAGCAGGCCCTGAGGGCCGGGTTCGACGTGCACCTCACCAAGCCGGTGCGGCCCGCCGACCTGGATCGCGTCCTGTCGAACCTGTGA
- a CDS encoding helix-turn-helix transcriptional regulator: protein MDKKLATTIGASARVARGRMELTQADVAERIDVATEVYGRLERGGMLPSVQTLLKLCHELHVSADELLGLSAQGAPPSRTSEAPPPTPERPEVRRLLRSVRQLDPAQVKLLGLVANALTRR, encoded by the coding sequence ATGGACAAGAAACTCGCAACCACCATCGGCGCATCGGCTCGGGTCGCCCGGGGCCGCATGGAGCTGACGCAGGCCGACGTGGCCGAGCGGATCGACGTGGCGACGGAAGTGTACGGCCGCCTGGAGCGCGGCGGTATGCTCCCCAGCGTCCAGACCCTGCTGAAGCTGTGCCACGAGCTGCACGTCTCCGCGGACGAGCTGCTGGGGCTGTCCGCGCAGGGCGCGCCGCCGTCGCGCACGAGCGAGGCGCCGCCGCCCACGCCGGAGCGCCCGGAAGTCCGCCGGCTGCTGCGCAGCGTGCGCCAGCTGGACCCCGCCCAGGTGAAGCTGCTGGGCCTGGTGGCCAACGCCCTGACGCGGCGGTAG
- a CDS encoding DUF2378 family protein, which yields MTLPREAPAPLVLGQAVEAMLACVDARTPGLRGTLRFLGLSDEARGRPAYPARLWPRLIESMARLLNPGLGEARALYLLGERYGASVKASRLGASLHDFARVVGAERMLQRMAHNVRWGHTFLDATVVPRPGGEAWELVIRPRAEFVGQAWLTAEPPRFAQGLLTFAFQDAGAVHARVDVLEHDPVNAATRFLVTL from the coding sequence ATGACCCTCCCCCGGGAAGCGCCGGCGCCGCTCGTGTTGGGGCAGGCGGTGGAAGCGATGCTCGCCTGCGTGGATGCCCGGACCCCGGGCCTGCGCGGAACGCTGAGGTTCCTGGGCTTGTCGGACGAAGCGCGGGGAAGGCCCGCGTATCCGGCGCGGCTGTGGCCGCGCCTCATTGAAAGCATGGCGCGCCTGCTCAACCCGGGGCTGGGGGAGGCGCGAGCGCTCTACCTGCTGGGCGAGCGCTACGGCGCGAGCGTGAAGGCGTCCCGCCTGGGCGCGTCGCTGCATGACTTCGCGCGCGTGGTGGGGGCGGAGCGGATGCTCCAGCGCATGGCCCACAACGTCCGGTGGGGGCACACCTTCCTGGACGCCACCGTGGTGCCGCGTCCAGGGGGCGAAGCGTGGGAGCTGGTCATCCGCCCGCGCGCCGAGTTCGTGGGCCAGGCGTGGCTGACCGCGGAGCCGCCCCGCTTCGCCCAGGGGCTGCTCACCTTCGCGTTCCAGGACGCGGGCGCGGTGCACGCCCGGGTGGACGTGCTGGAGCACGACCCGGTGAACGCCGCCACCCGCTTCCTGGTGACGCTGTAG